A window from Purpureocillium takamizusanense chromosome 3, complete sequence encodes these proteins:
- a CDS encoding uncharacterized protein (EggNog:ENOG503P8BT): MKPQGAGAAATLPPSPYASRVISLAFDGTTLRIHEQFLAKEPWLVKKLTDEDQQQASRSRKSPELNLKHISHHVGHVLVHYLVTGSYDCLKAEGVSPDESTAQDFTTALRVYAVCRQHDMKSLRDLAKNEIKWLGGKITIPRMVDAIEEGYPAVPPEDEWFPEYLRSQMEAFHDGLTMAGAADALEEIGQPLTVSKMLLSSIAENFVYCNQAKGASPPIQERTTREWADEVNLASDLAVQQSDASTYKKQPRKASSPGPTTGSAVAATPASESVPPEDNDTTLAPAVSDMHISDLSASRWATPPPVAYVDGGGDPAKIGPSKKSGKRKQRAKKKKATAKLRNEENAGATLNEAGPAIDG, translated from the exons ATGAAGCCGCAAGgagccggcgcggcggcgacgctgcctcCGTC GCCGTATGCGAGCCGCGTGATCAGCCTTGCTTTCGATGGCACGACGTTGAGGATTCATGAGCAATTTCTAGCAAAAGAGCCGTGGCTCGTGAAGAAATTGACAGACGAGGACCAACAACAAGCGTCCCGCTCCCGCAAGTCCCCCGAGCTGAACCTCAAGCACATTTCCCACCACGTCGGCCATGTGCTCGTGCACTACCTCGTCACGGGGAGCTACGACtgcctcaaggccgagggcgtgtCGCCGGACGAGTCCACGGCCCAGGACTTCACCACGGCTCTGCGCGTCTACGCCGTCTGCCGGCAGCACGACATGAAGTCGCTGCGAGACCTCGCCAAGAACGAGATCAAGTGGCTGGGCGGCAAGATCACCATCCCGCGCATGGTCGATGCCATAGAGGAGGGGTACCCGGCCGTGCCccccgaggacgagtggTTCCCCGAGTACCTGCGCTCGCAGATGGAGGCGTTCCACGACGGCCTGaccatggccggcgcggcggatgccctcgaggagaTCGGGCAGCCTCTCACGGTGAGCAAGATGCTGCTGAGCAGCATCGCGGAGAACTTTGTGTACTGCAACCAAGCCAAGGGCGCGTCGCCCCCCATCCAGGAGAGGACGACGCGGGAATGGGCGGACGAGGTGAATCTCGCCTCggacctcgccgtccagcaATCTGACGCTTCGACGTACAAGAAGCAGCCGCGCaaggcatcatcaccaggGCCTACCACGGGATCTGCGGTGGctgcgacgccggcctcTGAAAGTG TGCCGCCGGAAGACAACGACACGACTCTTGCCCCGGCTGTTTCGGACATGCACATTTCTGACTTGTCCGCTTCGCGTTGggcgactcctcctcctgttGCTTATGTagacggaggaggcgatCCTGCTAAAATAGGCCCGTCAAAGAAATCAGGCAAGAGAAAGCAACGagcgaagaagaagaaggcgacggcgaagtTGCGCAACGAGGAGAACGCAGGCGCCACCTTGAACGAAGCCGGGCCAGCGATTGACGGTTGA
- a CDS encoding uncharacterized protein (TransMembrane:7 (o43-61i73-92o104-125i132-149o155-175i196-216o236-256i)~EggNog:ENOG503P7VT): MVVPPECAFDGNTDLYGLGVRLGVYGQWIATLITTVLDPDNEAAFRLLNLIVQASIFLGLCTESSRPVTASPVAAGSVITQFLLCGSLSSVTGDGISHFGHASGILRTLFYTAFSAYGVWFWFVGVDAMESCAGRSVAFFGPSSVTGWFRSLGKALSVMGLVGCLGLAAFSIHAARRRFRSGFRQGFARQGKWYPQVELSLVAASMGLIALSITVVEYLITQNRVGAVGADRIDSVAQLIPFLAGAVACFLSLWKVMTKGLLFKRRCWLLFGWHL, encoded by the coding sequence ATGGTCGTCCCTCCCGAGTGCGCCTTCGACGGCAACACCGACTTAtacggcctcggcgtgcGGCTCGGCGTCTACGGGCAATGGATCGCCACGCTCATCACCACCGTCCTCGACCCCGACAACGAGGCCGCCTTTCGCCTCCTCAACCTCATCGTCCAGGCCTCCATCTTTCTCGGCCTCTGCACCGAGTCCTCCCGCCCCGTCACAGcctcccccgtcgccgccgggtccGTCATCACCCAGTTCCTGCTGTGCGGCTCCCTGTCGAGCGTcaccggcgacggcatcagcCACTTCGGCCACGCGTCCGGCATCCTGCGCACCCTCTTCTACACGGCCTTTTCGGCGTACGGCGTCTGGTTCTGgttcgtcggcgtcgacgccatggagaGCTGCGCCGGCCGGTCCGTCGCCTTCTTCGGGCCCTCGTCCGTGACCGGGTGGTTCCGCTCGCTCGGCAAGGCCCTCTCCGTCATGGGGCTCGTCGGgtgcctcggcctcgcggcctTTAGCATACACGCCGCTAGACGCCGGTTCCGTAGCGGCTTCCGGCAGGGCTTCGCGCGCCAGGGCAAGTGGTATCCGCAGGTGGAGTTGTCGCTCGTGGCAGCTTCCATGGGACTCATCGCGCTGTCCATCACCGTCGTTGAGTACCTGATTACGCAAAACagggtcggcgccgtcggtgccGACAGGATCGACAGCGTTGCCCAGCTCATCCCGTTtctggccggcgccgtcgcttGCTTCCTGTCGCTCTGGAAGGTGATGACAAAAGGGCTGCTTTTCAAGAGACGATGCTGGTTGCTGTTTGGGTGGCATTTGTGA
- a CDS encoding uncharacterized protein (EggNog:ENOG503P7VT~TransMembrane:5 (o20-40i52-71o91-109i121-140o176-206i)) — protein MFNETVANLTCPVEGNADLYGLGIRIGIYIQMLTVQLSGVLSDMYPSVEDHIGQGTIVFVMSAAIVLVRLLNATVSGQHDANNNNLLDRPLQPVEVFPVLTLLLLQMQVCRVSPAKSKTVMLIWMAELVGLTVLFGWFWWHGMDLLPRSCPDDKAFFFAKVSIWNWFRTFNKVGSVLAAVGTGITIVMYGGVVIVSVCRSVFLFFFARRQQQQGNGPSSSSSPSEKTDDDNSNGQRDAWNPQTASLDVFVNVSAIVYVEVSLRWNDIQGVHSLNSPGQFMPFVIALGQLLSVFFTASKAVMQKAADEDDNAFDREDGA, from the exons atgttcAACGAGACGGTCGCCAACCTCACGTGCCCCGTCGAGGGCAACGCGGACCTCTACGGGCTGGGCATCCGGATCGGCATCTACATCCAGATGCTGACGGTGCAGCTGTCGGGCGTGCTCAGCGACATGTACCCCTCGGTCGAGGACCACATCGGCCAGGGCACCATTGTCTTtgtcatgtcggcggccatTGTGCTGGTGCGGCTGCTCAACGCGACCGTCAGCGGGCAGCACGACGcgaacaacaacaacctcTTGGAccggccgctgcagcccgtcGAGGTGTTCCCCgtgctgacgctgctgctgctccagaTGCAGGTCTGCAGGGTGTCGCCGGCCAAGAGCAAGACGGTCATGCTCATCTGGatggccgagctcgtcggcctgaCGGTGCTGTTCGGCTGGTTCTGGTGGCACGGCATGGACCTCCTCCCGCGGTCGTGCCCGGACGAcaaggccttcttcttcgccaaGGTGAGCATCTGGAACTGGTTCCGCACCTTTAACAAGGTGGGTTCGGTGCTCGCGGCCGTGGGCACGGGGATTACCATTGTCATGTACGGCGGAG TCGTGATTGTCAGCGTATGCCGATCCGTCTTTCTGTTCTTCttcgcgcggcggcagcagcagcagggaaacgggccgtcgtcttcgtcatcgccgtcggagaagacggacgacgacaacagcaacgGGCAACGAGACGCGTGGAACCCGCAGACGGCCTCgctcgacgtcttcgtcaACGTCAGCGCCATCGTCTACGTCGAGGTGTCGCTCCGGTGGAACGACATCCAGGGCGTGCACTCGCTCAACAGCCCCGGCCAGTTCATGCCCTTTGTCATCGCCCTGGGCCAGCTCTTGAGCGTCTTCTTCACGGCCTCCAAGGCCGTCATGCagaaggccgccgacgaggacgacaacgCCTTTGACCGGGAAGACGGTGCGTAA
- a CDS encoding uncharacterized protein (SECRETED:SignalP(1-17~SECRETED:cutsite=ALA-AS~SECRETED:prob=0.6220)~CAZy:CE16~EggNog:ENOG503NV3N~COG:G), translating into MVLASLALLLAPAAALAASIPLQRTAALPASFAIENLVTFGDSYTDEARLTYMKANHKLPPTDSMLPASDHTWSGGYAWGRLVANRTGARYYDYAVAGAMCADALVPRRLNEIDAPFPSVRDYELSAFDQGLQYDKLYPDRRDDNTVYALWIGTNDLGIDGFLGDRENAGQTLDSFVDCVWDVFDRIYETGGRRFVLMTELPLETAPMYARPAGYGHGNDRYWADPSAYDVKAYLDRLAGSIKHVNEAFRSGADKYQHNNDGGRWQDATLSIFNVHQLWLDVRADPDKYLDAPADIDGAYRNCVNDCVYSQNPRTSFMWYDELHPSQRMEEIFASNFIDVVQGKSKYGTDYCT; encoded by the exons ATGGTTCTCGCATCgttggcgctgctgcttgccccggcggcggccttggccgcttCCATCCCGTTGCAGAGGACAGCCGCCCTGCCGGCCTCCTTCGCAATTGAAAACCTGGTCACGTTCGGGGACAGCTacaccgacgaggcccgcctCACGTACATGAAGGCAAACCACAAGCTGCCCCCCACCGACTCGATGCTGCCCGCGAGCGACCACACGTGGAGCGGCGGGTATGCCTggggccgcctcgtcgccaaccgcACGGGGGCGAGATACTACGACTACGCCGTCGCGGGGGCCATGTgcgccgacgcgctcgtccCGCGGCGGCTCAACGAGATCGACGCGCCGTTCCCCAGCGTCCGGGACTACGAGCTCTCCGCCTTCGACCAGGGCCTGCAGTACGACAAGCTGTACCCGGACcggcgcgacgacaacaccgTCTACGCGCTGTGGATCGGGACCAACgacctcggcatcgacggcttCCTGGGCGACCGGGAGAACGCGGGGCAGACGCTCGACTCCTTCGTCGACTGCGTGTGGGACGTCTTCGACCGCATCtacgagacgggcggccgccgcttcgTCCTCATGACGGAGCTGCCCCTCGAGACGGCGCCCATGTACGCCAGGCCCGCGGGCTACGGCCACGGCAACGACCGCTACTGGGCCGACCCGTCGGCCTACGACGTCAAGGCGTACCTCGACAGGCTGGCCGGCTCCATCAAGCACGTCAACGAGGCGTTCAggtccggcgccgacaagTACCAGCacaacaacgacggcggccgctggcAGGACGCGACGCTGTCCATCTTCAACGTGCACCAGCTGTGGCTCGACGTCCGCGCGGATCCAGACAAGTACCTGGACGCGCCGGCGGACATTGACGGCGCGTATCGCAACTGCGTAAACGACTGCGTATACTCGCAGAACCCACGGACCAGCTTTATGTG GTATGACGAGCTGCACCCGTCGCAAAGAATGGAGGAGATTTTCGCATCCAATTTTATTGACGTCGTGCAAGGCAAGTCCAAGTACGGGACGGACTATTGCACATAA
- a CDS encoding uncharacterized protein (COG:H~EggNog:ENOG503P830) yields MAKPRHRIQALVLDDVPAVARLCADAFETDRQTEMKALGKEPFDMNEYTLESLPGLLKNPRIVVLKVIDEDTGDIMGYCTWGFRGFLPDEMPVVEGRRSQPPQPPPQASAPAPAAKSGDNDNDNDDGQQQPPPQQEGKAAQPETDPIKRLEALTSADMDAWMEEVMPEGTRCTFVVGLSVSPGYQGRGVGSALLGWGTAFCDQKGVFAWVHSSEPAWKMYEKSGFRVIRSLDVDLDEYAPVPPPGEGPDAKWGHYVFRYMKYFPKELNVQS; encoded by the coding sequence atggcAAAGCCGCGCCACAGAATccaggccctcgtcctcgacgacgtgcccgccgtggcccggCTGTGCGCCGATGCCTTCGAGACGGACCGGCAGACCGAGATGAAGGCGCTCGGCAAGGAGCCCTTTGACATGAACGAGTACACCCTCGAGAGCCTGCCCGGCCTGCTCAAGAACccgcgcatcgtcgtcctcaaggtcatcgacgaggacaCGGGCGACATCATGGGCTACTGCACCTGGGGGTTCCGCGGCTTCCTACCGGACGAAatgcccgtcgtcgagggccgccgatcgcagccgccgcagccgccgccgcaagccAGCGCTCCCGCACCGGCAGCCAAAAGCGGCGAtaacgacaacgacaacgacgacggccagcagcagccgccgccgcagcaagaGGGCAAGGCGGCACAGCCCGAGACGGACCCCATCAAGCGGCTCGAGGCTCTCACGagcgccgacatggacgcctGGATGGAGGAGGTCATGCCCGAAGGCACGCGCTGCaccttcgtcgtcggcctgtcGGTGTCGCCCGGCTACcagggccgcggcgtcggctcggCCCTCCTGGGCTGGGGCACCGCCTTCTGCGACCAAAAGGGCGTCTTCGCTTGGGTGCATTCGTCGGAGCCGGCGTGGAAAATGTACGAGAAGTCGGGCTTCCGCGTGATCCGGTCCCTCGACGTGGACTTGGACGAGTAcgcgcccgtgccgccgcccggcgaGGGGCCCGACGCGAAATGGGGGCACTACGTGTTTCGGTACATGAAGTATTTTCCCAAAGAGTTGAATGTACAATCATGA
- a CDS encoding uncharacterized protein (COG:S~EggNog:ENOG503P71W), translating to MPSLACERHNGSLVSAPSPIDVILARKETSKQMASSSASSGAAAAVRFVASAGNNKSIPRIGSLYLQLRVKPGTSRQREGISSVTGDRIELCVAAPARDGAANEAVVRLLGDAIRLPKTRLLLVQGAKCRDKTVVVRDVAEDGAGAYAATVLDLLRKASRNP from the coding sequence ATGCCCTCGCTCGCATGTGAGCGCCACAACGGCTCGCTTGTGTCTGCGCCTTCTCCGATCGACGTTATTCTTGCCCGCAAGGAGACCAGCAAACAAatggcatcctcctccgcctcctctggcgctgctgccgccgtgcgcttcgtcgccagcgccggcaacAACAAGTCGATCCCCCGCATCGGCTCTCTGTACCTGCAGCTGCGCGTCAAGCCCGGGACCAGCAGGCAGCGCGAGGGCATCTCGTCCGTCACCGGCGACCGCATTGAgctctgcgtcgccgccccggcccgagatggcgccgccaacgaggccgtcgtgcggctgctcggcgacgccatccgtCTGCCCAAGACGCGACTGCTCCTGGTCCAGGGGGCCAAATGCAGGGACAAGACGGTTGTGGtgcgcgacgtcgccgaagacggggccggcgcgtatgcggcgacggtgctTGACTTGTTGCGAAAGGCAAGTCGAAACCCTTAG
- a CDS encoding uncharacterized protein (EggNog:ENOG503NUXR~COG:S), whose amino-acid sequence MGFLVSGVPRRGLDVACALRLTFANYSARQHPRRASAAAPRAVERVRFCSTAVEPPSAAVQALLELEPCGRDLPLPRHPRRLRLAPVLPLKNTSRLEVPAAPAARAPPAANGAGTRHYWLQHNPCSRPSSNFIRRPTATSTLTSTSSPSPLRPSQTRTAPPLQSPTCMLATRRLRSPLSPSAMASAYSAYHGAANASQFTITALGRWSSISKQLPPVDKIKALHVYDFDNTLFKTPLPNPAIWNGQTLGTLASQDVFVNGGWWHDNKILAATGQGLEIEEPRAWQGWWNETVVDLVRLTIKQPDALCVLLTGRSESGFAELVKRMVAAKGLDFDIVGLKPQVSPTNQKFQSTMHFKQLFLNALMETYKHASVIKVYEDRPKHTKGFREFFAEFNRRQGYSRTRGEIDSEVIQVADQSTTLDPVIEVAEVQNMINLHNQALAKKPNDLRHKRLRIKKTVFFTSYMINPEDAKKLEDVVQYPPGVQDLRHLGNSILICPRPCPASILEKVGGMGSKMLWEVTGTACLDNSLWAARVRPVPATAVYHTDNPVPLVVLALRKGARPMDAGRITKWDPIPANSSFVFESTVGEKIILRVERDDPKEDEYESLFANKAPKRKHAGDDDWAPRHTHGQYGGRNESRGYHTGRGGGRGRGGAPNRGNRNNPRGGGRGGRGRGGFHNYRSLDDVEPKNDQGGYGPQVDYDDAYPPLSNVPTGPRGYVAAQQAAASGGQAGNAADLQNYY is encoded by the exons ATGGGCTTCCTCGTCTCCGGTGTCCCTCGTCGCGGGCTTGACGTCGCGTGTGCTCTCCGCCTCACCTTTGCCAACTATTCCGCCCGGCAGCATCCAAGAAGAGCatcggcagcagctcctcgagcggtTGAGCGGGTCAGGTTCTGTTCAACAGCCGTCGAGCCCCCCAGTGCTGCCGTTCAGgccctgctggagctggagcctTGCGGGCGCGacctgccgctgccccgcCACCCCCGGCGCCTGCGACTAGCCCCAGTGCTGCCCCTAAAAAACACATCGCGCCTAGAGGtaccagcagcgccagcagctaGAGCCCCTCCTGCCGCCAACGGTGCTGGCACCCGCCACTATTGGCTCCAACACAATCCTTGCAGCCGCCCAAGCTCAAACTTCATCCGCCGCCCTACTGCGACGTCGACATTGAcatcgacatcatcgccgtcgccgctccgACCTTCTCAAAcccgcaccgcgccgccgctgcagtcTCCCACCTGCATGCTCGCTACCCGACGCCTCcgctcccccctctccccgaGCGCCATGGCATCGGCGTACAGCGCGtaccatggcgccgccaacgcctccCAGTTCACCATCACGGCCTTGGGCCGCTGGTCCAGCATCTCCAAGCAGCTGCCGC CGGTGGACAAGATCAAGGCTCTGCACGTCTACGACTTTGACAACACCT TGTTCAAGACGCCGCTGCCAAACCCTGCCATCTGGAACGGCCAGACCCTAGGGACCCTCGCGAGCCAGGACGTCTTCGTCAACGGCGGATGGTGGCACGACAACAAaatcctcgccgccactgGCCAAGGCCTCGAGATAGAAGAGCCGCGCGCGTGGCAAGGATGGTGGAACGAAACCGTTGTGGACCTGGTCAGGCTCACCATAAAGCAGCCCGATGCGCTGTGCGTCTTGCTGACGGGCCGCTCCGAGAGCGGcttcgccgagctcgtcaagagaatggtggcggccaagggccTCGACTTCGACATCGTCGGCCTGAAGCCGCAGGTCAGCCCCACGAACCAAAAGTTCCAGAGCACCATGCATTTCAAGCAGCTGTTTCTGAATGCGCTCATGGAGACGTACAAGCACGCGAGCGTCATCAAGGTCTACGAGGACCGCCCAAAGCACACAAAAGGCTTCCGCGAGTTCTTCGCCGAGTTCAACAGGCGCCAGGGCTATTCACGCACCCGTGGCGAGATCGATTCCGAGGTCATTCAGGTCGCTGACCAGTCGACGACGTTGGACCCCGTCATCGAGGTGGCCGAAGTGCAAAACATGATCAATCTCCACAACCAAgcgctggccaagaagcccaaTGACTTGCGACACAAGCGCTTGCGCATCAAAAAGACTGTCTTCTTCACGAGCTACATGATCAACCCTGAAGATGCCAAGAAACTTGAGGATGTCGTTCAGTACCCTCCCGGCGTTCAGGACCTGAGGCATCTCGGGAACAGCATTCTCATCTGCCCGCGTCCGTGTCCGGCGAGTATCCTCGAGAAAGTCGGTGGCATGGGCAGCAAGATGTTGTGGGAGGTGACGGGGACTGCGTGTCTCGACAACAGTCTCTGGGCCGCCCGGGTTCGCCCGGTCCCAGCCACCGCTGTCTACCACACTGACAACCCCGTGCCGCTCGTTGTCCTGGCACTCCGAAAGGGCGCGAGACCGATGGATGCCGGCCGAATCACCAAGTGGGACCCGATTCCGGCCAACAGCTCCTTCGTCTTCGAGAGTACTGTTGGGGAGAAGATTATCCTCCGGGTCGAACGTGACGATCCCAAGGAGGATGAGTACGAGAGTCTGTTTGCCAACAAGGCCCCGAAGCGCAAgcatgccggcgacgacgactgggcTCCGCGCCACACGCACGGCCAATACGGCGGCCGCAACGAGTCCAGAGGCTATCACACGGGtcggggaggcggccgcggcagagGCGGTGCCCCTAACCGCGGCAATCGAAACAACCCTAGAGGGGGCGGCAGAGGTGGacgtggtcgaggcggcTTCCACAACTACCggtcgctcgacgacgtcgaacCCAAGAACGATCAAGGCGGCTACGGTCCTCAGGTTGATTATGACGATGCCTACCCACCGCTGAGCAACGTTCCGACGGGTCCGCGCGGCtacgtcgccgcgcagcaggctgccgccTCGGGCGGACAGGCCGGAAATGCCGCCGATCTGCAGAATTACTACTAG
- the GCD6 gene encoding translation initiation factor eIF-2B epsilon subunit, GEF (COG:J~EggNog:ENOG503NUFH~BUSCO:EOG09260RS7), with translation MSHKGKNSAGSSKGRKPTKVGGGESKTEEVLQAVVLADSFQDRFKPFTVEKPRCLLPLANTPLIDYTLEFLAMNGVDEVYIYCGAHTDQVEDYINRSRWSPSSRSCPFSVVQFVRVSDARSVGDVLRDMDKRSLVDGDFILVHGDLVSNIILDRALAAHRKRREASAANIMTTVLRSGGPGEHRTKTNGITPIFVVDTKTQRLLHYDEMNPLQSDHYLALDPAIADELSTEFEVRSDLIDAQVDICTPEVLALWSESFDYELPRRNFLHGVLKDWELNGKMIYAEILEDGYAARASNLQQYDAISRDVLGRWAAPFIPEDNLVPRQTYQRHANGLVMEESVSHAHDTRLTDTIIGRDTTIGSGSSISHSVIGKGCKIGADVVIKNSYIWDNAIIEDGARISSSILADSVSIGKKCNIPSGSLISHRVRISDGTSLDKTAVLSTITADGAAVAKDTNLLGPDTNAAPFFDPEDDDLDEEDPARLQKSLIYSLAEFNLSTSSISTLSSAVLTDDEDDPNFLGASAAAGSSRSRLSSFASDDSGGRLSFHADAVHGLVDALRADSGDFDSAKLEFMGLRLANDASDAMMRKAVATAFARRAAELLAPEHGGLEPSKAAERALTARPGAAKFVAEVGVGGGGEFEQVEFALALQRALQSYNVKSGGSSADQGSSSSSSSSISRTGTLLAALLQQLYSLDILEEEGILGWWEDERAVDGEGMAALKDKCKVLVEWLENAEEEDEDDSDEEEESDNE, from the exons ATGTCGCACAAGGGGAAGAACAGCGCTGGCTCGTCCAAGGGCAGGAAACCCACcaaggttggcggcggcgagagcaaGACCGAGGAGGTTCTGCAGGCTGTG gtcctcgccgactCGTTCCAAGATCGATTCAAGCCCTTTACCGTCGAGAAGCCAAGA TGTCTTCTGCCCCTCGCCAACACGCCCCTCATCGATTACACGCTCGAGTTTCTGGCCATGaatggcgttgacgaggtGTACATCTACTGCGGTGCCCACACGGATCAGGTCGAAGATTACATCAACCGGTCTCGCtggtcgccgtcctcgcgaTCGTGTCCCTTTTCGGTCGTGCAGTTCGTTAGGGTGTCCGATGCGCGgtccgtcggcgacgtcctgCGCGACATGGACAAGCGTTCCCTTGTAGACGGCGACTTTATCCTTGTGCATGGAGACCTCGTGTCAAACATCATTCTGGATCGTGCCCTCGCGGCGCACCGAAAGCGGAGGGaggccagcgccgccaacatcATGACGACGGTCctccgcagcggcggccccggcgaaCACCGGACCAAGACCAACGGCATCACGCCaatcttcgtcgtcgacaccaaGACGCAGCGGCTGTTGCATTACGACGAGATGAACCCACTACAGAGCGACCATTACCTGGCCCTGGACCCCGCaatcgccgacgagctgtcCACCGAGTTCGAGGTGCGGTCAGATCTGATCGACGCGCAGGTCGACATCTGCACGCCCGAGGTGCTGGCCTTGTGGTCCGAAAGCTTTGATTACGAGCTGCCGCGAAGAAACTTCCTGCACGGAGTTCTGAAAGACTGGGAGCTGAACGGCAAGATGATCTACGCCGAGATCCTGGAGGACGGCTACGCGGCCCGGGCCAGCAACCTCCAGCAGTACGACGCCATCAGCCGCGACGTTCTCGGCCGGTGGGCGGCTCCGTTTATCCCGGAAGACAATCTGGTGCCCAGGCAGACCTACCAGCGACACGCCAATGGCCTCGTGATGGAGGAGAGCGTGTCGCACGCGCACGACACCCGCCTGACCGACACCATCATTGGACGGGACACGACCATTGGATCCGGGAGCAGTATCTCACATAGCGTCATTGGCAAGGGCTGCAAGATTGGCGCGGACGTGGTGATCAAGAACTCGTACATCTGGGACAATGCCATAatcgaggacggcgccagGATATCATCGTCCATCCTGGCAGACTCCGTGTCCATCGGCAAGAAGTGCAACATCCCCAGCGGATCCCTCATCTCCCACAGGGTGCGGATAAGCGACGGCACCTCACTCGACAAGACTGCCGTGCTTTCCACAATCACTGCCGATGGGGCGGCCGTCGCAAAGGACACGAATCTCCTCGGCCCGgacaccaacgccgcccccttCTTCGACccagaagacgacgacctggacgaggaggacccAGCTCGCCTTCAAAAGTCTCTGATCTACTCGCTCGCCGAGTTCAACCTCTCCACATCCTCCATCTcgacgctgtcgtcggccgtgctcaccgatgacgaggacgacccCAACTTCCTgggcgcctccgccgccgccgggtcgtcgcgctcgcgcctGTCGTCGTTTGCCTCGGACGACTCAGGCGGGAGGCTCTCGttccacgccgacgccgtgcacgggctcgtcgacgcgctgcgcgccGACTCGGGCGACTTTGACTCGGCCAAGCTCGAGTTCATgggcctgcgcctcgccaacgacgcctccgacgccatgatgcgcaaggccgtcgccacggcgtttgcccgccgcgccgccgagctgctcgccccggagcacggcggcctcgagcccagcaaggctgccgagcgcgccctcaccgcccgccccggcgccgcaaagttcgtcgccgaggtcggcgtcggtggcggcggcgagttcGAGCAAGTAGAGTTTGCTCTCGCCCTCCAGCGCGCCCTGCAGAGCTACAACGTCAAGAGTGGTGGCAGCAGTGCGGATCagggaagcagcagcagcagcagcagcagcatcagcaggaCGGGCAcgctcctcgcggcgctcctccagcagctcTACTCGCTCGAcatcctcgaggaggagggcatccTCGGCTGGTGGGAGGACGagcgggccgtcgacggcgagggcatggccgcgctcaaggacaagtGCAAGGTGCTGGTCGAGTGGCTGGAGaacgccgaggaagaggacgaggacgacagcgacgaggaggaggagagcgacaACGAGTAA